The Streptomyces laurentii genome contains a region encoding:
- a CDS encoding hypothetical protein (identified by MetaGeneAnnotator; putative;~sequence version:1), which translates to MTHPFDDPSGYRVLINSLEQHSVWPSGIRVPAGWSPVFGPDSRQACHHYVESRWSDMRPATVRTTR; encoded by the coding sequence ATGACGCACCCGTTCGACGACCCCAGCGGCTACCGGGTCCTCATCAACAGCCTGGAACAGCACAGCGTGTGGCCGAGCGGCATCCGTGTGCCCGCCGGATGGTCCCCGGTGTTCGGCCCGGACAGCCGACAGGCATGCCACCACTACGTCGAATCCCGCTGGAGCGACATGCGCCCCGCCACCGTGCGGACCACCCGGTGA
- a CDS encoding aldehyde dehydrogenase (identified by MetaGeneAnnotator; putative;~sequence version:1) → MTRYAAPGTEGSLMSFATRYDHWIGGEHVAPAGGRYFENPSPAGTSPRATQQSADGGGRTRAGPVSWWVVVAVRSGRVTGRV, encoded by the coding sequence ATGACCCGTTACGCCGCGCCCGGTACCGAGGGTTCGCTGATGTCGTTCGCGACCCGGTACGACCACTGGATCGGCGGCGAGCACGTCGCTCCGGCGGGTGGACGGTACTTCGAGAACCCGAGCCCGGCCGGAACCAGCCCCCGGGCCACACAGCAGTCCGCGGACGGCGGCGGACGGACTCGTGCGGGCCCGGTGTCGTGGTGGGTGGTCGTCGCTGTCAGGAGCGGTCGGGTGACAGGCCGAGTTTGA
- a CDS encoding hypothetical protein (GAF domain; pfam01590;~Transcriptional regulator [Streptomyces fulvissimus DSM40593];~UniProt-pubmed:11572948; UniProt-pubmed:20624727; UniProt-pubmed:16956972; UniProt-pubmed:18375553; UniProt-pubmed:20581206; UniProt-pubmed:12000953; UniProt-pubmed:20064060; UniProt-pubmed:21551298;~identified by MetaGeneAnnotator; putative) codes for MTGSRPSPARAAPEPARGAQDDPSGRLSTGRGRPHDDLDATDDPTGEDELSDAWTGVRRAHETFTSTGGAGDGSGAGPRGGGGSSAGGALGAPPGSPPVRPLVADSWRRSARARVSPDGAARIELDEEELAGLRAGHPLAAAMPVIRELMGAYARDGEHLIAVCDATGRMLWVEGHPGTLRKARGMNFVAGARWSEAVAGTNAPGTALAVDRPVQVCAAEHFRRPVQAWTCAAAPVHDPYSGRVLGAVDITGGDGLAHPHSLAFVQAVARAAESQLALVSPAPAADRLRLTALGRDEALLEVPGRRLRLSRRHSEILVVLARRPEGVAGEELLTLLYEDESVTPVTLRAELSRLRALLGPELLASRPYRLAQPVDADFDAVDRRLAAGAVSAALGGYPGPLLPSSRAPGVVRLRERLTGRLRAAVVDRADPALLADWAYSAWGEDDITVWRALASTVPATEAPAARARLAALDAELTADTIGLRRVRNVVSRALGTDRRPGADGAVRGGPRS; via the coding sequence GTGACGGGCTCGCGGCCCTCGCCCGCCCGGGCGGCCCCGGAGCCGGCGCGGGGCGCGCAGGACGACCCGTCCGGGCGCTTGTCGACGGGCCGTGGGCGCCCGCACGATGACCTCGACGCGACGGACGACCCCACCGGGGAGGACGAGTTGAGCGACGCGTGGACAGGGGTGCGGCGGGCGCACGAGACGTTCACGAGCACGGGCGGCGCCGGTGACGGTTCCGGCGCCGGCCCCCGTGGCGGTGGGGGCTCTTCGGCGGGCGGCGCCCTGGGAGCGCCGCCGGGCTCGCCCCCCGTACGGCCGCTGGTCGCCGACTCCTGGCGGCGTTCGGCGCGGGCCCGGGTCAGCCCGGACGGCGCCGCCCGGATCGAGCTGGACGAGGAGGAACTGGCCGGGCTCCGGGCAGGGCACCCGCTGGCGGCGGCGATGCCGGTGATCCGCGAGCTGATGGGCGCGTACGCCCGGGACGGCGAGCATCTGATCGCGGTGTGCGACGCGACGGGGCGGATGCTGTGGGTCGAGGGTCATCCGGGGACGCTGCGCAAGGCGCGCGGCATGAACTTCGTTGCCGGGGCGCGCTGGTCGGAGGCGGTGGCCGGGACGAACGCCCCGGGGACGGCGCTCGCCGTCGACCGGCCCGTACAGGTGTGCGCCGCGGAGCACTTCCGACGGCCGGTGCAGGCGTGGACGTGCGCGGCGGCACCGGTCCACGATCCGTACAGCGGACGGGTGTTGGGGGCGGTGGACATCACCGGCGGGGACGGTCTCGCGCATCCGCACAGCCTGGCGTTCGTGCAGGCGGTGGCGCGCGCCGCCGAATCACAGCTCGCCCTGGTCTCCCCCGCGCCGGCCGCCGACCGGCTCCGGCTCACCGCGCTCGGCCGTGACGAGGCCCTGCTCGAAGTGCCGGGGCGGCGGCTGCGGTTGAGCCGTCGGCACAGCGAGATCCTGGTGGTGCTCGCGCGGCGCCCGGAGGGTGTGGCGGGCGAAGAACTCCTCACGCTGCTGTACGAGGACGAGTCGGTCACCCCGGTCACGCTGCGGGCTGAGTTGTCCCGGCTCCGGGCCCTGCTCGGACCGGAGTTGCTGGCCTCCCGGCCGTACCGGCTGGCACAGCCGGTCGACGCGGACTTCGACGCGGTGGACCGGCGGCTGGCCGCCGGAGCCGTCTCGGCGGCGCTCGGCGGATACCCGGGTCCGCTGCTGCCGTCCTCCCGCGCGCCGGGGGTCGTGCGCCTGCGGGAACGGCTCACCGGCCGGCTGCGCGCGGCCGTGGTGGACCGGGCCGATCCGGCGCTGCTCGCGGACTGGGCGTACAGCGCGTGGGGCGAGGACGACATCACGGTGTGGCGGGCGCTGGCCTCGACCGTACCGGCCACCGAGGCCCCGGCCGCACGCGCCCGGCTGGCGGCGCTCGACGCCGAACTCACCGCCGACACAATCGGGCTGCGACGGGTCCGCAACGTGGTCTCGCGCGCACTCGGCACCGACCGCCGGCCAGGGGCGGACGGCGCGGTCCGAGGGGGGCCACGGTCATGA
- a CDS encoding methylenetetrahydrofolate dehydrogenase (Methylenetetrahydrofolate dehydrogenase (NADP+) or Methenyltetrahydrofolate cyclohydrolase [Streptomyces venezuelae ATCC10712];~NADP binding domain of methylene-tetrahydrofolate dehydrogenase/cyclohydrolase; cd01080;~NADP binding site [chemical binding];~Tetrahydrofolate dehydrogenase/cyclohydrolase, catalytic domain; pfam00763;~bifunctional 5,10-methylene-tetrahydrofolate dehydrogenase/ 5,10-methylene-tetrahydrofolate cyclohydrolase; Provisional;~homodimer interface [polypeptide binding];~identified by MetaGeneAnnotator; putative;~substrate binding site [chemical binding]): MSTSTARLMDGTALARRTVEETAARAAEITRRTGVTPCLATVLVGADPASVTYVKMKQNRCAKAGIRSKHVELPAETTTEELVAAITALSADPDVHGILLQHPVGPHIDERAAFEAIAPEKDVDGVTMASFAAMGFGLPGFVSCTPGGIMRLLDAYDVELSGKRAVVVGRSAILGKPAGLLLLGRDATVTYCHSRTVDLSAAVREADILVAAVGKPQFIKGEDIKPGAVVIDAGYNPGNVGDVDFDSAAERASLITPVPGGVGPMTIAVLLAQTVDAAERQLAAR, translated from the coding sequence ATGTCCACCAGCACCGCACGCCTCATGGACGGCACCGCGCTCGCCCGCCGCACGGTCGAGGAGACCGCAGCGCGTGCCGCAGAGATCACCCGCCGTACCGGCGTCACGCCCTGCCTGGCCACCGTCCTCGTCGGTGCCGACCCGGCCTCCGTCACGTACGTGAAGATGAAGCAGAACCGCTGTGCGAAGGCCGGCATCCGGTCGAAGCACGTCGAACTGCCGGCCGAGACCACCACCGAGGAACTCGTCGCCGCGATCACCGCGCTCTCCGCGGACCCCGACGTGCACGGCATCCTGCTCCAGCACCCGGTCGGCCCGCACATCGACGAGCGCGCCGCCTTCGAGGCCATCGCCCCGGAGAAGGACGTCGACGGCGTCACCATGGCCTCCTTCGCCGCCATGGGCTTCGGCCTGCCCGGCTTCGTGTCCTGCACTCCCGGCGGCATCATGCGCCTGCTCGACGCCTACGATGTCGAGCTCAGCGGCAAGCGGGCCGTGGTCGTCGGCCGCAGCGCCATCCTCGGCAAGCCGGCCGGCCTGCTGCTCCTCGGCCGCGACGCCACCGTCACCTACTGCCACTCGCGCACCGTCGACCTGTCCGCCGCCGTCCGCGAGGCGGACATCCTGGTGGCCGCGGTGGGCAAGCCGCAGTTCATCAAGGGCGAGGACATCAAGCCGGGCGCCGTCGTCATCGACGCCGGCTACAACCCCGGCAACGTCGGCGACGTCGACTTCGACAGCGCCGCCGAACGTGCCTCCCTCATCACCCCCGTGCCCGGCGGCGTCGGCCCGATGACCATCGCCGTCCTGCTCGCGCAGACCGTCGACGCGGCCGAGCGTCAGCTCGCGGCGCGGTAG
- a CDS encoding hypothetical protein (identified by MetaGeneAnnotator; putative;~sequence version:1) codes for MTTTAQQGPSPLRSLPFHRVLGAEFISSIGSQMTTLALPWFVLMTSGSPARMGLVFLVQILPVPLLSMPAGLVVARFGARRVTIIGDLCSAALIATVPALYSMDMLPLWALLIIVALLGCVASSYLPAQRMLLTDTIGSDESLVTAGNALFETATSTARLIGPAVAGLLIARFGALNVLWADAVSFVVSAALLTGLPRTAPAPHPPAAHNMTEGARYLVRDPVLRVMALATLGYGALMPVVMLALPVLAKNRYDSDPHVAGWLLAAWGGGTALGTILVAWLARRISPRRLAAAGGAGAAVVLWLLPWDQPVTTLALTVATSCMFLPAVTAPAVTMMMLRPPEHLRPHVVPVFGGVVFLASPLAYGTAGLLFEHLAVGTVLTAVAVGASLCALPLLKLGLSPDRS; via the coding sequence GTGACCACCACCGCACAACAGGGCCCCTCACCCCTGCGGAGCCTGCCGTTCCACAGGGTGCTCGGCGCGGAGTTCATCTCCTCCATCGGCTCCCAGATGACCACCCTCGCCCTCCCCTGGTTCGTACTGATGACCAGTGGCTCACCGGCACGCATGGGACTGGTATTCCTCGTCCAGATCCTGCCGGTGCCACTGCTGAGCATGCCCGCCGGACTGGTCGTCGCCCGCTTCGGCGCCCGCCGCGTCACGATCATCGGCGACCTGTGCAGCGCGGCCCTGATCGCGACGGTACCGGCGCTGTACTCCATGGACATGCTGCCGTTGTGGGCACTGCTGATCATCGTGGCCCTGCTCGGCTGCGTCGCATCCAGCTACCTGCCCGCACAACGCATGCTCCTCACCGACACCATCGGCTCCGACGAAAGCCTCGTCACCGCGGGCAACGCCCTGTTCGAGACGGCGACCTCCACCGCCCGCCTCATCGGACCGGCGGTCGCCGGCCTCCTGATCGCCCGATTCGGCGCGCTCAACGTCCTGTGGGCGGACGCCGTGTCCTTCGTCGTCTCCGCCGCCCTGCTGACCGGCCTGCCCCGCACCGCTCCGGCCCCACACCCACCGGCCGCCCACAACATGACGGAGGGAGCCCGCTACCTGGTCCGCGACCCGGTGCTGCGCGTCATGGCCCTGGCCACCCTCGGCTACGGCGCCCTGATGCCGGTCGTCATGCTCGCACTGCCCGTCCTGGCCAAGAACCGCTACGACTCCGATCCCCACGTCGCCGGCTGGCTCCTGGCGGCCTGGGGCGGCGGCACCGCCCTGGGCACCATCCTGGTCGCCTGGCTGGCCCGCCGGATCTCCCCCCGGCGACTGGCCGCGGCGGGCGGAGCGGGCGCCGCGGTCGTGCTGTGGCTGCTGCCCTGGGACCAACCGGTCACCACGCTCGCCCTGACCGTCGCCACAAGCTGCATGTTCCTGCCCGCGGTCACCGCACCCGCCGTCACGATGATGATGCTGCGGCCACCAGAACACCTGCGACCCCACGTCGTTCCCGTGTTCGGCGGCGTCGTCTTCCTCGCGAGCCCCCTCGCCTACGGCACGGCCGGCCTGCTGTTCGAGCACCTGGCAGTCGGCACCGTACTCACCGCCGTGGCCGTGGGAGCGAGCCTGTGCGCGCTCCCGCTACTCAAACTCGGCCTGTCACCCGACCGCTCCTGA